In the genome of Candidatus Marinarcus aquaticus, the window AACACGCCATTCCAGCCAAATTTTTTTTACGCAATAATCCCTCTTTTTCAGATGAAAGAGTCTGGTTTCATTGTTGTTCATTTGGTGAAGTAAGAGCGTTAAAACCCATCGTAGATAGTCTGGATGAAGAGGTCAACATCTCTGTGATTACCAACACAGGATTTGAAGAGGCACAAAAATTTAAAGCGCAAGTACGCTATTTGCCTTTTGAAATTTTTTTACCTTTTTGGGTAAACAAACAAAAAGCACTTTTTGTGTTAGAAGCAGAGCTTTGGTATATGCTCTTTTTATGGGCTCAAATTAAAAAGACGAAAACGTTTTTAATCAATGCACGCATTTCAGATAAATCGTATGCATCGTATAAACGATTTTCATTTTTTTACAAAAGAGTCTTTAAACACGTAAATAAAGTCTACGCACAAAGTCAATTGGATAAAGAGCGATTGATGGAGTTGGGTGCAAGTGATGTGGAAGTCATTGGCAATATCAAATTGGCACAACTTCCAAAAATAAGCAAAGCGTTAGTCAAACCAGAAGGGTTTATGATCACTGCTGGAAGCACACATGACAAAGAGGAAGCGATTATTTTAGAAGCTTTTGATGCCTCTTTAGGACGTTTGGTTGTGGTACCAAGACACCCTGAACGATTTGAGCAAGTACATGAGTTAATGCAAGCTTATGCCAAGAAGTATAATCTGAGTTATCACCGATACTCACAAGAAACACATTTTAACAGTGATATTGTATTGGTTGATGCAATGGGTGAGTTGATCAATATTTATGCCATCAGTGATTGCGTAATTTTAGGTGGGGCATTTGAAAAAATCGGGGGACACAATCCTGTGGAGCCTGCCTTTTTTAATTGTCGAATCATCAGTGGGAAAGCGATTTTTAACCAAAAACCGCTCTTTGAATCGATTCAAAACTATACCTTGGTTGAAAATGATAAACTAAAAGAGGTATTACAAAACGTGCACCAGTTACCACAAGCAAAACTGGTGGATATTGGTTCAGTAGAACCTATTATAAAGGAAATAAATGCAATACGATAAAGCGTACAAACTGCTGGCTAAACAAGAGGGGATTTCAAACTCAAAAGCCAAAGAGCTCATGGACAAAGGTTTGGTCTATGTGGGAAATAAAAAAGTACAAATTGCACGAGGTGAGATTCGTGTGGATACTCGTTTTATAGTCAAAGAAGTCGCCAACATAAAAGTCATTTTCCAAGATGATGATATCTTTGTTGTGGATAAACCTGCTTTTTTAACAGCTGATGAAATCTCAAAAAAATATCCTGAGTATATTTTGCTGAACCGATTGGATAAAGAGACCAGTGGAGTGATGCTGTTTGCTAAAAATGAAGCGTTTCAAAAAAGAGCCATCAAAGAGTTTAAAAATAACAATGTCTATAAAGAGTATGTGGCGATTGTTGAAGGTAAAGTCATTGAAGAGCTAGAGATTGACAAACCAATTTTAACGATTAAAACCAAAGGGGTTGCAAAAAGTAAAATTGATTTAAAGAATGGAAAGTCGGCTAAAACAACGGTTTATCCACTTTTTGTTGAAGGGAATAAGTCTAAAGTAAAAGTGGTCATTGACACAGGACGAACGCACCAAATCAGGGTACACTTAAACCATTTAGGGCTTCCAATTATTGGAGATGCCACTTATGGAAAACCATCAGCAAATATCAAGCGAGTATTACTGCACTCTAAAATCACTAAGATTTTTGATTACAGCTTTGAAGCAAGAGAACCACGAGAGTTCAATGTCTTTGGTTTAGGACAAAATTAATTTTAAATTAAGCTTCTTAAAATATAAAAAGTCCAATTTAAGGGCTTTTTATAAAATATAAACTTTAAATATGACTTAAAATATCTCGCACTTAAACTGTTATAAAGAAATATCTTTGTATAATCCCAAGCTAATTAAAAAATGGAGAAGTTATTTTGTTTGATGTATTAACCGGATCATTTAAAAATGCAGTCAGTAAAATCAGGTTTAAAGATGACGCGAATGCGTTAAAAAAAGCAACCACTGAATTACGTAAATCACTTTTAAAAGCCGATGTTCACCATAAAACAACCAAAGAATTGATTACTAATGTTGAACTCAATACCAAACAACTTGGAATTGGTCAAGAATCATTTTTAAAATCACTTCAACAAGAACTGACCAATATTTTAACGACCAATGGAAACCAAGGATTTGTGTTTTCAAATACACCTCCTACGACCGTATTAATGACAGGTTTGCAAGGAAGTGGTAAAACCACCACCACTGGTAAATTAGCAAACTATCTGAAACTAAGAAAGAAAAAAGTACTCGTTGCAGCGTGTGACTTACAACGACTTGCAGCAGTGGAACAACTCAAACAAATTGCTGAACAAATTGAAGTCGATATCTACTTTGATGACAATGAAAAAAATCCCGTTAAAATCGCAAAAGCAGCCCAAGAGAAAGCAAAAAAAGAGCACTATGATGTTCTTTTAGTCGATACAGCTGGTCGACTGGCCATTGATGCAGAGCTTATGGCACAACTTTCAGATGTAAAAAAAGCACTCTCTCCTAATGAAATTTTTTATGTTGCAGATTCATTAACGGGTCATGATGCAACCAAAACAGCCACATCATTTAAAGAACAAATTGGAATTGATGGGGTGATTTTATCAAAATATGATGGGGATACCAAAGGGGGAGTTGCACTTTCAATCGCTCACCAAGTAGGAGTTCCTTTAAGATTTATTGGTGTGGGTGAAAAGATGCCCGACATCGAAGTCTTTATTCCAGACAGAATTGTCTCTCGACTTATGGGAGCAGGGGACATGGAAGGTCTTGCAGAAAAAACAGCTGCCATCATCGATGAGAAAAAAGCCAAAGAGGTCTCTAAAAAAATTAAAAAGGGTGAGTTTAACTTCAATGATTTCTTAGAACAACTCAATATGATGAAAAAACTGGGAAGCATGAAATCAATTATTGGAATGATTCCCGGACTTTCACAAATGGCGGGTCCTTTAAAAGATATGGATTTTGAAAACTCGGATGAGCTTAAACGAATCAAAGCATTGATTGCTTCTATGACGCCAAAAGAGAGAGAAAATCCAAGCTTAATGAACCCAAGCAGAAAGAAAAGAATTGCAACAGGTTCAGGACTTTCAGAAGTGCAAATCAATAAAATCTTGAAGCAGTTTAAAAATGCCTCTAAAATGGCGAAAAAACTCTCAAGCAAAGGTGGCATGAAAGGACTTCAAAACATGATGTCTCAAATGCAAGGTATGCCCGGCGGAATGCCAAACTTACCACGATAAACTTTTAAATAGTATTGAGTTGTAAACTCAGTTGAGTTTAGAATTCAATACTATAATTGAACAATAAAAAGGAAAAAAACATGACAGTAATCAGATTAACAAGAATGGGACGAAACAAAAAACCATTTTACAGAATCGTAGTAACAGACTCTAGAAAGAGAAGAGATTCAGGTTGGATTGAATCAATTGGATACTACAACCCAGTAGTTGAGCCAAAAGTATTAAAGCTTGACGAAGAGAGATATAACTACTGGTTAAGTGTTGGTGCAAAACCAAGTGAAAAAGTTAAAAAGCTAGCAGCTAAATAGTTTTCACCATGATCACTAACTTTATTGAAAACTACGCAAAATTAATTGTGAGTTTTCCAGAAGAAATCACCGTGACAAAAGAGGTCATTGACGATACTTTTGCAGAGATTGTTATTCATGCAAACAGTGCGGACATTGGTAAACTTATTGGTAAAAATGGAAACATGATTAATGCCATTAAGACCATGGCCAATGGATGTAAAGCAAAAGATGGTATTTCTTACAAAATACAAGTTTTAGCAAACGAATAACATAATAGGCAAAACGTGAATAATAACGATATATACATTGGTAAAATAGGTAAAACTGTTGGTTTAGATGGCACTGTAAAGGTCTATTTAGACTCAGACTTTCCTGAACAATTTAGAAAAGGCATCTCTTTTCATACCAATAGAAAAACATCGTTAACCATTAAGTCCTATAATGCCTCAAGAGGGATTTGTACATTTGAAAGCATTGATGATGTAGAGAGTGCAAAAAAACTTGTAAATCTGCAACTGTTTACAACCATTGAACAAACCAGAGCAACTTGTGAACTTCAAGAGAATGAGTTTTTTTGGTTTGATTTGATTGGTTGTAAAATTGTAGATAATGAAAAGCTTGAGTTGGGTGTAGTAAATGACATCCAACGACTTCCAAGCAGTGATTATTTTGAAGTGATTACTTCATCTGCATTAGTGGAAAAAGAGCTTCCAAAAAACTTCTTAATACCTTACATTCCTATGTATGTAATTAAAGTGGATATAGAGAATAAAACCATCTATACCCAAGATTGTATCTATATTTTAGAAAACTCTTAATAGACCATACAACGAGTTTCAAACTCATCTTTGGTCAGTTCTAACATCGTGATATTTTTATAGTTTGCTTTTTGTTGTAACGCATTTACTATATCAGAGTATTGCTCATTGTTATCTAATGGTCCAATAAAAATCTCTATAAAATTTTTAGTGTTTCTACAGGGATTAATACGTGCATCAATGTCTTTAATTTTTGCCAATTCTGTTTTAAACAGAGTCTTTTTATAGGTAGGTACATGAACAAATTTTAAGAATGTATTTCCTTGTATTGTGGCATTTTTTTCACTGTTTTGTTGTGATGTCGCATCATTTTGTGTGTTGCTAGTATTGGTTTGCTCTTGTTGCGTTTGTCCATTTTGGCTTGCTTCTTGAGCTGCAAGTTTTTCAGCTTCCTCTTTGGCTTTTTGTTCAGCTTCTTCTTTTGCCAGACGCTCTTTTTCTAAACGTTCAACTTCCTCTTTGGCTTTTTGTTCAGCTTCTTCTTTTGCCAGACGCTCTTTTTCTAAACGTTCGGCTTCCTCTTTGGCTTTTTGTTCAGCTTTGAGTTTCTCTTGTCGTAAATACTCTTCTTCACTCATGCCAAGAAGTTCATATTTTGTAAGTTTTTCAAGCTGTTTATTGACACGAGTGACATTAATATGATCCAATTTAAATTCATACGTTGGTTTTTGTACAACTGGTTTTTGCACTTGTTGTGTTTGCTCTGTTGGTTTTTCAGGCATGACTGCTTGTACGGGTTGTTCTTTTTTACCAGGTAAAAAAATAAATATGAGGGTAATGATCATTAAAAGTAAAATCAAGACAGCAATCAAAAGTTTAACCAGATTTTTCTTATCTTGGAGCTTCTCTTTTAAACTCTGTTTTTGAGGCAGTTGGTTATCATTTTCGTCATTTTCATTGTGATGTACAATTTCGACATCATCATCTTGTGTTGTAGACTCTTTTGTTGGCAGTTCGGTGCCTTCAACATACTGTTCTTCTTCAGGAATATTTTGTACAGGAGGTTTCTTCTCAATGCTGTCTTCAATGGCTTGTAGTCTGTCTTCCAGTCTTGGACCATCATCATAAAGAATCTCTTTTTTCTCTTCTTGAGCAGACTCCTCTTCATTGTCAGATGAAGATGTTATATCTTTTTCTAGACCTTCAATGTCATCAATATTGACATTATCCTCATCTAAAGACTCATTCTCTAGTGGATTATTTTCAAGATTTTCATTTGTTGTATCATTTGCCATTTGAACTCTTTAATTGTTTTCTTTTTTCTCTCTGTTTTTGCAGAATTTTCTCACGGTTTCTTTGATAATATTCTCTTCTATACTCTCTTAAATCTTCTTTTTTCTTCTCACGGTACTCTTTATCGTATTGCAGTCGTTTTTCTCGGTTCTCTTCATAATACTTCTGTTTTTGTTCTTTATAATCTTTGATTTTTTGTACAATTTTATCTTTACGGCTATCAACATGAGATTTCTGCTTTTTGGCAATCTCTTTGATTTTTTGAGTAAAAAAGTCTCCGTTTAATTCTTTAAAATAGTCAATTTCTGGTCTGACTGGTGCATTGTTTGCTTGTTGTTTTGCAAGCTTTTGTTTGAGATAATACTCACGCTTTTTTTTCTTATGCGCAAGCATGTTCTCTTTTCGGATTCGTTTAAGTTCTGCTAAATCCATTGTTTAACTGACTACTAACTTTTTAATCTGTTTACGATACTTAACATCTCATCGGTGGTTGTGATTGATTTAGAGTTTGCTTCGTATGCCCGTTGAGCTGTAATTAAATCAACCATTTCGTTTACCAAGGCCACATTTGAAGATTCAACAAATGCTTGTTTGATGTTTCCAAAAGCGTCTTCACTGGGAATACCTTCTACTGGGTCACCCGAAGCGTCAGTTGCTTGGAAAAGAGATTTTCCAAGAGGTGCAAGTCCTGCTGGGTTTACGAAGTCAACAATGGTCACTTGACCCAAATCTTGGGTATCACCTGTGACGGGATCAACTGCACTGACTGTACCATCTTCGGCAATAGAGATTTTTGTAAACGTACTTGGAATAACGATTTCAGGTTCTAATTTG includes:
- the waaA gene encoding lipid IV(A) 3-deoxy-D-manno-octulosonic acid transferase; this translates as MSLFSVIYYILASFVYLLALPYLIYKSRTLKYKHAIPAKFFLRNNPSFSDERVWFHCCSFGEVRALKPIVDSLDEEVNISVITNTGFEEAQKFKAQVRYLPFEIFLPFWVNKQKALFVLEAELWYMLFLWAQIKKTKTFLINARISDKSYASYKRFSFFYKRVFKHVNKVYAQSQLDKERLMELGASDVEVIGNIKLAQLPKISKALVKPEGFMITAGSTHDKEEAIILEAFDASLGRLVVVPRHPERFEQVHELMQAYAKKYNLSYHRYSQETHFNSDIVLVDAMGELINIYAISDCVILGGAFEKIGGHNPVEPAFFNCRIISGKAIFNQKPLFESIQNYTLVENDKLKEVLQNVHQLPQAKLVDIGSVEPIIKEINAIR
- a CDS encoding pseudouridine synthase family protein, yielding MQYDKAYKLLAKQEGISNSKAKELMDKGLVYVGNKKVQIARGEIRVDTRFIVKEVANIKVIFQDDDIFVVDKPAFLTADEISKKYPEYILLNRLDKETSGVMLFAKNEAFQKRAIKEFKNNNVYKEYVAIVEGKVIEELEIDKPILTIKTKGVAKSKIDLKNGKSAKTTVYPLFVEGNKSKVKVVIDTGRTHQIRVHLNHLGLPIIGDATYGKPSANIKRVLLHSKITKIFDYSFEAREPREFNVFGLGQN
- the ffh gene encoding signal recognition particle protein produces the protein MFDVLTGSFKNAVSKIRFKDDANALKKATTELRKSLLKADVHHKTTKELITNVELNTKQLGIGQESFLKSLQQELTNILTTNGNQGFVFSNTPPTTVLMTGLQGSGKTTTTGKLANYLKLRKKKVLVAACDLQRLAAVEQLKQIAEQIEVDIYFDDNEKNPVKIAKAAQEKAKKEHYDVLLVDTAGRLAIDAELMAQLSDVKKALSPNEIFYVADSLTGHDATKTATSFKEQIGIDGVILSKYDGDTKGGVALSIAHQVGVPLRFIGVGEKMPDIEVFIPDRIVSRLMGAGDMEGLAEKTAAIIDEKKAKEVSKKIKKGEFNFNDFLEQLNMMKKLGSMKSIIGMIPGLSQMAGPLKDMDFENSDELKRIKALIASMTPKERENPSLMNPSRKKRIATGSGLSEVQINKILKQFKNASKMAKKLSSKGGMKGLQNMMSQMQGMPGGMPNLPR
- the rpsP gene encoding 30S ribosomal protein S16, whose protein sequence is MTVIRLTRMGRNKKPFYRIVVTDSRKRRDSGWIESIGYYNPVVEPKVLKLDEERYNYWLSVGAKPSEKVKKLAAK
- a CDS encoding KH domain-containing protein; this translates as MITNFIENYAKLIVSFPEEITVTKEVIDDTFAEIVIHANSADIGKLIGKNGNMINAIKTMANGCKAKDGISYKIQVLANE
- the rimM gene encoding ribosome maturation factor RimM (Essential for efficient processing of 16S rRNA), whose amino-acid sequence is MNNNDIYIGKIGKTVGLDGTVKVYLDSDFPEQFRKGISFHTNRKTSLTIKSYNASRGICTFESIDDVESAKKLVNLQLFTTIEQTRATCELQENEFFWFDLIGCKIVDNEKLELGVVNDIQRLPSSDYFEVITSSALVEKELPKNFLIPYIPMYVIKVDIENKTIYTQDCIYILENS